The following are encoded together in the Streptomyces asoensis genome:
- the rodA gene encoding rod shape-determining protein RodA codes for MTGANGFSVSGYGPERAGWTRVFARDSVARRLDWPILMSAIALSLIGSLLVFSATRNRTEINQGDPYYFLIRHLMNTGIGICLMIGTIWLGHRTLRNAVPVLYGLSLMGILAVLTPLGSTVNGAHSWIVIGGGFSLQPSEFVKITIILGMAMLLAARVDAGDKLYPDHRTVLQALGLAAVPMLIVMLMPDLGSVMVMVMIVLGVLLASGASNRWVFGLLGAGAAGAVAVWQLHVLDEYQIARFAAFANPSLDPAGVGYNTNQARIAIGSGGLSGAGLFHGSQTTGQFVPEQQTDFVFTVAGEELGFLGAGLIIVLLGVVLWRACRIARETTELYGTVVAAGIVAWFAFQSFENIGMTLGIMPVTGLPLPFVSYGGTSMFAVWVAVGLLQSIRVQRPMSA; via the coding sequence ATGACCGGCGCGAACGGTTTCTCCGTCTCCGGATACGGGCCCGAGCGGGCCGGCTGGACCCGGGTCTTCGCCCGGGACTCGGTGGCCCGGCGGCTGGACTGGCCGATACTGATGTCGGCGATCGCCCTGTCGCTGATCGGTTCCCTCCTGGTCTTCTCGGCGACCCGCAACCGCACCGAGATCAACCAGGGCGACCCGTACTACTTCCTCATCCGGCACCTGATGAACACCGGCATCGGGATCTGCCTGATGATCGGCACGATCTGGCTGGGCCACCGCACCCTGCGCAACGCGGTGCCGGTCCTGTACGGCCTCTCGCTCATGGGCATTCTGGCCGTGCTGACCCCGCTGGGCTCGACGGTCAACGGCGCGCACTCGTGGATCGTGATCGGCGGCGGTTTCTCGCTCCAGCCCTCGGAGTTCGTGAAGATCACGATCATTCTGGGCATGGCGATGCTGCTCGCGGCCCGGGTCGACGCCGGTGACAAGCTCTACCCCGACCACCGCACGGTGCTCCAGGCCCTCGGTCTCGCGGCCGTCCCCATGCTGATCGTCATGCTGATGCCCGACCTCGGGTCGGTCATGGTGATGGTGATGATCGTGCTGGGCGTGCTGCTGGCCTCCGGCGCCTCCAACCGCTGGGTCTTCGGACTCCTCGGCGCGGGCGCGGCCGGCGCCGTCGCGGTCTGGCAGCTGCACGTCCTGGACGAGTACCAGATCGCCCGCTTCGCCGCCTTCGCCAACCCCAGCCTCGACCCCGCGGGCGTCGGCTACAACACCAACCAGGCCCGCATCGCGATCGGCTCCGGCGGCCTCTCAGGCGCCGGGCTGTTCCACGGCTCGCAGACGACGGGCCAGTTCGTTCCCGAGCAGCAGACGGACTTCGTCTTCACCGTCGCGGGCGAGGAGCTGGGCTTCCTGGGCGCGGGCCTGATCATCGTCCTGCTCGGTGTGGTGCTCTGGCGCGCCTGCCGCATAGCGCGTGAGACGACGGAGCTCTACGGCACGGTCGTCGCCGCGGGTATCGTCGCCTGGTTCGCCTTCCAGTCCTTCGAGAACATCGGGATGACCCTCGGGATCATGCCGGTGACGGGTCTGCCGCTGCCGTTCGTCTCCTACGGCGGTACGTCCATGTTCGCGGTCTGGGTGGCCGTGGGGCTGCTCCAGTCCATCCGGGTGCAGCGGCCCATGTCGGCCTGA
- the mrdA gene encoding penicillin-binding protein 2, which yields MTNIPETGRTPRVQIRLVVIQILVLSLLGTLGGRLWYLQIREGAAYAKEASGNHVQQVVEPAVRGSILDARGVALADNETRLVVSASRTDLLKQKDDGKAVLTKLAGVLGMKPDEVAQKVRLCDAKTPQPCWNGSPYQPIPITDEATAKQALQIRERAEDFPGITAEPEAVRRYAAPGNANTAQVLGYLSPVTDDEITKAQDTDSPYLRSDQVGRSGLERQYDKQLRGKAGVTRYEVDNLGRVIGEAEADEAQPGSNLVTSIDARVQRVAEYELNNAMKIARTQFDKITGENYKADSGAVVVMEAKTGRVVAMASAPAYDPNVWVGGISAKDYKKLTGKTSDYPLLNRAIQGQSAPGSTFKVVSTAAAVEAGYEWDGGYPCTSSYSVGGQVFKNFEGESFGPISLGRALEVSCDTVFYGLADREWKKDGGINPKKGEPKDYFYKAAHQFGLGQETGVDLPNEVTGRVPDRQWKESYWKANKDSWCKYGKKGGTYVEMIAYENCLEGNKMREGDSINYSIGQGDTLVTPIQEAVIYGALANGGTMYTPTIGKAIVSADGKTVQEIKPKPKGRLPVDKATIKGMDAALEGVVTRGTAAWKFGGWPQEEIPLHAKTGTAEVYGKQTTSWLATYSKDYTVIMTIAQAGTGSGASGEAVRHIYNAMYGVSDDGKIDKKNALLPSPQVGLPKVQADGTIKAPKVSKDPAKEQRASQQTAPTPDESQPAGTAQQNTSTNRDTRRRRRKRGSRRMCT from the coding sequence GTGACCAACATTCCCGAGACCGGTCGGACCCCACGGGTCCAGATCAGGCTCGTCGTGATCCAGATCCTCGTCCTCTCCCTGCTCGGCACGCTCGGCGGCCGCCTGTGGTACCTCCAGATCCGGGAGGGCGCCGCGTACGCCAAGGAGGCCTCCGGCAACCACGTGCAGCAGGTCGTCGAACCCGCCGTGCGCGGCTCGATCCTGGACGCGCGCGGGGTGGCCCTCGCGGACAACGAGACCCGCCTGGTGGTCTCCGCCTCCCGTACCGACCTGCTGAAGCAGAAGGACGACGGCAAGGCGGTCCTGACCAAGCTGGCGGGCGTCCTCGGCATGAAGCCCGACGAGGTCGCCCAGAAGGTCCGGCTGTGCGACGCGAAGACCCCCCAGCCCTGCTGGAACGGCTCGCCCTACCAGCCGATCCCCATCACCGACGAGGCCACCGCCAAGCAGGCGCTCCAGATCCGCGAGCGTGCCGAGGACTTCCCCGGCATCACCGCCGAGCCCGAGGCCGTGCGCCGCTACGCGGCCCCCGGCAACGCCAACACCGCGCAGGTCCTCGGCTACCTCTCCCCGGTCACCGACGACGAGATCACCAAGGCCCAGGACACCGACTCGCCCTACCTGCGCTCCGACCAGGTCGGCCGCAGCGGCCTGGAGCGCCAGTACGACAAGCAGCTGCGTGGCAAGGCCGGCGTCACCCGCTACGAGGTGGACAACCTCGGCCGGGTCATCGGCGAGGCCGAGGCGGACGAGGCGCAGCCCGGTTCCAACCTCGTCACCAGCATCGACGCCCGCGTCCAACGGGTCGCCGAGTACGAACTGAACAACGCGATGAAGATCGCCCGCACCCAGTTCGACAAGATCACCGGCGAGAACTACAAGGCCGACTCCGGCGCGGTCGTGGTGATGGAGGCCAAGACCGGCCGGGTCGTCGCCATGGCCTCCGCCCCGGCCTACGACCCCAACGTCTGGGTCGGCGGCATCTCCGCCAAGGACTACAAGAAGCTCACCGGCAAGACCTCCGACTACCCGCTGCTCAACCGGGCCATACAGGGTCAGTCGGCACCGGGTTCGACGTTCAAGGTGGTCTCCACGGCCGCCGCGGTCGAGGCGGGCTACGAGTGGGACGGCGGCTACCCGTGCACCAGTTCCTACTCGGTGGGCGGCCAGGTCTTCAAGAACTTCGAGGGGGAGAGCTTCGGCCCGATCTCGCTCGGCCGGGCCCTGGAGGTCTCCTGCGACACCGTCTTCTACGGCCTGGCGGACCGGGAGTGGAAGAAGGACGGCGGCATCAACCCGAAGAAGGGTGAGCCCAAGGACTACTTCTACAAGGCGGCCCACCAGTTCGGCCTCGGCCAGGAGACCGGCGTCGACCTCCCCAACGAGGTGACCGGCCGGGTCCCGGACCGCCAGTGGAAGGAGTCCTACTGGAAGGCCAACAAGGACTCCTGGTGCAAGTACGGCAAGAAGGGCGGCACGTACGTCGAGATGATCGCGTACGAGAACTGCCTCGAGGGCAACAAGATGCGTGAGGGCGACTCGATCAACTACTCCATCGGTCAGGGCGACACCCTCGTCACCCCGATCCAGGAGGCCGTGATCTACGGGGCTCTCGCCAACGGCGGCACGATGTACACCCCGACCATCGGCAAGGCCATCGTCAGCGCCGACGGGAAGACCGTCCAGGAGATCAAGCCCAAGCCCAAGGGCCGGCTTCCGGTCGACAAGGCCACGATCAAGGGCATGGACGCCGCCCTGGAGGGCGTGGTCACCCGGGGTACCGCCGCCTGGAAGTTCGGCGGCTGGCCGCAGGAGGAGATCCCGCTGCACGCCAAGACCGGTACCGCGGAGGTCTACGGCAAGCAGACGACGTCCTGGCTCGCCACGTACAGCAAGGACTACACGGTCATCATGACGATCGCCCAGGCCGGTACCGGTTCGGGCGCCTCCGGTGAGGCCGTGCGGCACATCTACAACGCGATGTACGGCGTCTCCGACGACGGCAAGATCGACAAGAAGAACGCCCTGCTGCCCTCCCCGCAGGTCGGCCTGCCGAAGGTCCAGGCCGACGGCACCATCAAGGCCCCGAAGGTCTCCAAGGACCCGGCGAAGGAGCAGCGCGCCAGCCAGCAGACCGCGCCGACGCCGGACGAGAGCCAGCCCGCGGGCACCGCACAGCAGAACACCAGCACCAACCGCGACACCCGCAGGCGACGGCGGAAGAGGGGAAGCCGGAGGATGTGCACATGA
- the mreD gene encoding rod shape-determining protein MreD, with protein sequence MRVNRILLSVPLVVVALVIQVSVLARLHLPGAVPDLLLLTVLGLAMVYGHVGGALIGFGAGLLADLAPPADHAAGRYALVLCVIGYLAGLIKPESGQIKSATGPMVVVVGAAIGSTLLYAGVGALVGDTAARHVGLTGLLFTAALYDLLLAPFVVPAVMFLARRADNDPLAETNSAAKSPDISSGWLSSGTGLRIGGQRGGLKLKAARSRATRAGRIKGVKRL encoded by the coding sequence ATGCGCGTCAACCGGATCCTGCTCTCCGTCCCGCTCGTCGTCGTCGCCCTGGTGATCCAGGTGAGCGTCCTCGCCCGCCTCCACCTCCCGGGCGCCGTACCCGATCTGCTCCTGCTCACCGTGCTGGGCCTGGCCATGGTCTACGGCCATGTCGGCGGGGCCCTCATCGGCTTCGGCGCCGGTCTCCTCGCCGACCTCGCCCCGCCCGCCGACCACGCCGCCGGCCGCTACGCCCTGGTGCTGTGCGTGATCGGCTACCTCGCCGGGCTGATCAAGCCCGAGAGCGGCCAGATCAAGTCCGCCACCGGTCCGATGGTCGTCGTGGTCGGAGCCGCCATCGGCTCCACCCTGCTGTACGCCGGGGTGGGCGCCCTGGTCGGCGACACCGCGGCCCGTCACGTGGGCCTGACGGGACTGCTGTTCACGGCCGCCCTGTACGACCTGCTGCTCGCCCCGTTCGTCGTCCCCGCGGTCATGTTCCTGGCGCGGCGCGCCGACAACGACCCGCTCGCCGAGACCAACTCCGCCGCCAAGAGCCCCGACATCTCCTCGGGCTGGCTCTCCTCGGGGACGGGTCTGAGGATCGGCGGGCAGCGCGGCGGACTCAAGCTGAAGGCCGCCAGGTCGCGGGCGACCCGGGCGGGACGCATCAAGGGGGTCAAGCGGCTGTGA
- the mreC gene encoding rod shape-determining protein MreC has translation MRDTRESRLLLVLLIAVAFALITVDIRGGEDSPVDGARQAAAAAFGPIENGVSSAVDPVGNAVSAVRDSGERHDRLTALEKENAALKAKLGSDDRNRSRLAQLDKMLKIAGTGQYGIKGAEVIAIGAAQGFSWTITIDVGANDGVRRDMTVLNGEGLVGRVTTVGPHTATVLLANDPDFTVGTRMEASDELGFASGQGDRPLRVELLNGKADVKKGDRLVTFGSQADKPFVPGVPVGVVSRVDPSGGDLTRTLYVTPYVSYTKLDIVGVVVEAPKKDPRDTVLPSKPKPVPTPTVTVTVTPNANAPVDGQQQ, from the coding sequence GTGAGGGACACACGAGAGAGCCGGCTGCTCCTGGTGCTGCTGATCGCCGTAGCGTTCGCGCTGATCACGGTGGACATCCGGGGTGGTGAGGACTCGCCGGTCGACGGTGCCCGGCAGGCCGCGGCCGCGGCCTTCGGTCCGATCGAGAACGGCGTGTCGTCGGCGGTGGATCCCGTCGGCAACGCCGTCTCCGCCGTCCGCGACTCCGGTGAGCGCCACGACCGGCTCACCGCGCTGGAGAAGGAGAACGCGGCCCTCAAGGCGAAACTCGGCAGCGACGACCGCAACCGCAGCCGTCTGGCCCAGCTCGACAAGATGCTGAAGATCGCCGGTACGGGCCAGTACGGCATCAAGGGCGCGGAGGTCATCGCGATAGGAGCGGCCCAGGGCTTCTCCTGGACCATCACCATCGACGTGGGCGCGAACGACGGCGTCCGGCGCGACATGACGGTCCTGAACGGCGAAGGGCTGGTCGGGCGGGTCACCACCGTCGGCCCGCACACCGCGACCGTGCTGCTGGCCAACGACCCCGACTTCACCGTCGGCACCCGGATGGAGGCGTCCGACGAGCTCGGTTTCGCCTCCGGGCAGGGCGACCGGCCGCTGCGCGTCGAACTCCTCAACGGCAAGGCCGACGTGAAGAAGGGCGACCGTCTGGTCACCTTCGGCTCGCAGGCCGACAAGCCCTTCGTCCCCGGTGTCCCGGTCGGCGTCGTCTCCCGGGTCGACCCCTCCGGCGGCGACCTCACCCGCACCCTCTACGTCACGCCGTACGTCAGCTACACCAAGCTCGACATCGTGGGCGTGGTCGTCGAGGCCCCGAAGAAGGACCCGCGCGACACCGTGCTCCCCTCGAAGCCCAAACCGGTCCCCACGCCGACGGTGACCGTCACGGTCACTCCGAACGCGAACGCACCCGTAGACGGCCAGCAGCAGTAG
- a CDS encoding rod shape-determining protein has protein sequence MSFIGRDMAVDLGTANTLVYVRGRGIVLNEPSVVAINTNTGGILAVGAEAKKMIGRTPGNIVAVRPLKDGVIADFEITERMLRYFILKIHKRRYLARPRVVVCVPSGITGVERRAVIEASTQAGARQVHIIEEPMAAAIGSGLPVHEATGNMVVDIGGGTTEVAVISLGGIVTAQSIRVAGDELDNAIIQHIKKEYSLLLGERTAEQIKITIGSAYDLDDDQHTEIRGRDLVSGLPKTVVISAAEVRKAIEEPVNAIVDAVKTTLDKCPPELSGDIMDRGIVLTGGGALLRGLDERLRRETGMPIHIAEDPLDSVALGSGKCVEEFEALQQVLDAAPRR, from the coding sequence ATGTCGTTCATCGGCCGTGACATGGCTGTCGACCTCGGGACCGCCAACACGCTGGTGTACGTCAGGGGTCGCGGGATCGTACTCAACGAGCCGTCCGTCGTCGCGATCAACACCAACACCGGTGGCATCCTCGCGGTCGGCGCGGAAGCGAAGAAGATGATCGGGCGCACGCCCGGCAACATCGTTGCCGTGCGTCCGCTGAAGGACGGTGTGATCGCCGACTTCGAGATCACCGAGCGGATGCTCCGCTACTTCATCCTGAAGATCCACAAGCGGAGGTATCTGGCTCGGCCGCGGGTCGTCGTCTGTGTGCCCTCGGGCATTACGGGTGTCGAGCGCCGCGCCGTCATCGAGGCGTCGACCCAGGCCGGCGCCCGTCAGGTGCACATCATCGAGGAGCCCATGGCCGCTGCCATCGGCTCCGGCCTGCCGGTCCACGAGGCCACGGGCAACATGGTGGTGGACATCGGCGGCGGCACCACGGAGGTCGCGGTCATCTCGCTCGGCGGCATCGTCACCGCCCAGTCCATCCGCGTGGCGGGCGATGAACTGGACAACGCGATCATCCAGCACATCAAGAAGGAGTACAGCCTCCTCCTCGGTGAGCGGACCGCCGAACAGATCAAGATCACGATCGGTTCGGCCTACGACCTCGACGACGACCAGCACACCGAAATCCGCGGCCGTGACCTCGTCTCCGGGCTGCCCAAGACCGTCGTCATCTCGGCCGCCGAGGTGCGCAAGGCGATCGAGGAACCCGTCAACGCGATCGTCGACGCCGTGAAGACCACCCTCGACAAGTGTCCGCCGGAGCTGTCCGGCGACATCATGGACCGCGGGATCGTCCTGACCGGCGGCGGAGCGCTGCTGCGCGGTCTGGACGAGCGGCTGCGCCGGGAGACCGGCATGCCCATCCACATCGCCGAGGACCCGCTGGACAGCGTGGCGCTCGGCTCCGGGAAGTGTGTCGAGGAGTTCGAGGCGCTCCAGCAGGTCCTGGACGCCGCGCCCCGCAGATGA
- the ndk gene encoding nucleoside-diphosphate kinase — MSQRTLVLLKPDAVRRGLTGEIISRIERKAGWQITALELRTLDQETLEQHYGEHKGKPFYEPLVAFMASGPVVALIVEGERVIEGVRALAGPTDPIAAAPGSIRGDFGVIVRENLVHASDSEESAEREVKIFFPGRV; from the coding sequence GTGAGCCAGCGCACCCTCGTCCTGCTCAAGCCCGACGCCGTCCGTCGTGGCCTGACCGGCGAGATCATCAGCCGCATCGAGCGCAAGGCGGGCTGGCAGATCACCGCGCTGGAGCTGCGCACCCTGGACCAGGAGACGCTGGAGCAGCACTACGGCGAGCACAAGGGCAAGCCCTTCTACGAGCCGCTGGTGGCGTTCATGGCCTCGGGTCCGGTCGTCGCGCTGATCGTCGAGGGCGAGCGGGTCATCGAGGGCGTGCGCGCGCTCGCCGGCCCGACCGACCCGATCGCCGCCGCCCCGGGCTCGATCCGCGGGGACTTCGGTGTGATCGTGCGCGAGAACCTCGTCCACGCCTCCGACTCCGAGGAGTCCGCGGAGCGCGAGGTGAAGATCTTCTTTCCCGGCCGGGTCTGA
- a CDS encoding DUF4233 domain-containing protein, with the protein MRTLCSSTLIGEFFVIGFAGLVAMKDADLSTSTVWTVCGIAMLLSLLLCGMVTRPGGVALGWALQIALVASGFFVPIMFFLGVLFAALWWASVHFGRKVDEAKARFAAQAGQAPAGSADAA; encoded by the coding sequence ATGCGTACGCTCTGCTCATCGACCCTGATCGGCGAGTTCTTCGTGATCGGCTTCGCCGGTCTGGTCGCCATGAAGGACGCCGACCTGTCGACCTCCACGGTGTGGACGGTGTGCGGCATCGCCATGCTCCTCAGCCTGCTGCTGTGCGGCATGGTCACCCGGCCCGGGGGCGTCGCCCTCGGCTGGGCGCTCCAGATCGCGCTCGTCGCGTCCGGCTTCTTCGTGCCGATCATGTTCTTCCTGGGGGTGCTCTTCGCCGCCCTGTGGTGGGCGTCCGTGCACTTCGGACGCAAGGTCGACGAGGCGAAGGCGCGCTTCGCCGCCCAGGCCGGGCAGGCCCCGGCCGGTAGTGCTGACGCTGCGTGA